In Citrobacter sp. RHB25-C09, the following proteins share a genomic window:
- the zapG gene encoding Z-ring associated protein ZapG, with translation MTWEYALIGLVVGIIIGAVAMRFGNRKLRQQQALQYELEKNKAELEEYREELVSHFARSAELLDTMAHDYRQLYQHMAKSSSSLLPELSAESNPFRNRLAESEASNDQAPVQMPRDYSEGASGLLRSGAKRD, from the coding sequence ATGACCTGGGAATATGCGCTCATTGGTTTAGTTGTTGGCATCATTATCGGTGCCGTAGCCATGCGTTTTGGCAATCGCAAGTTACGTCAGCAACAGGCGTTGCAGTACGAACTGGAAAAGAATAAAGCGGAACTGGAAGAGTACCGTGAAGAGCTGGTGAGTCACTTTGCCCGCAGCGCCGAGCTGCTGGATACCATGGCGCATGATTACCGCCAGCTGTATCAGCACATGGCAAAAAGCTCCAGCAGTCTGCTGCCGGAACTGTCAGCAGAATCGAACCCGTTCCGTAACCGTCTGGCGGAGTCTGAAGCCAGCAACGATCAGGCGCCGGTACAAATGCCGCGCGACTATTCCGAAGGGGCTTCCGGCCTGCTGCGTAGTGGCGCAAAGCGCGACTAA
- the zapE gene encoding cell division protein ZapE, which yields MQSISPTSRYRKALEDGTHQPDNVQKEAVARLEAIYAALAVKKMAAPEAKGLLARVGKLLGKKEETENAPVRGLYMWGGVGRGKTWLMDLFYHSLPGERKQRLHFHRFMLRVHEELTALQGQTDPLETLADRFKAETDVLCFDEFFVSDITDAMLLGGLMKALFARGITLVATSNIPPDELYRNGLQRARFLPAIDAIRQHCDIMNVDAGVDYRLRTLTQAHLWLSPLNDETQQQMDALWLALAGVTRQHAPVLEINHRPLPTLGVENQTLAVSFTTLCVDARSQHDYIALSRLFHTVMLFDVPVMTPLMESEARRFIALVDEFYERHVKLAVSAAVPLYEIYQGERLKFEFQRCLSRLQEMQSEEYLKREHMP from the coding sequence ATGCAAAGCATTTCCCCAACATCGCGTTACCGTAAAGCGCTAGAAGACGGTACTCATCAACCTGACAATGTCCAAAAAGAAGCGGTTGCCCGCCTGGAAGCGATTTACGCGGCATTGGCGGTGAAAAAAATGGCTGCGCCAGAGGCGAAAGGATTGCTGGCCCGCGTTGGCAAGCTACTGGGGAAAAAAGAAGAAACAGAAAATGCCCCGGTGCGCGGCCTATATATGTGGGGCGGCGTTGGACGTGGTAAAACCTGGCTGATGGATCTCTTCTACCATAGCCTTCCGGGGGAACGAAAACAGCGCCTCCACTTTCACCGTTTTATGTTGCGGGTCCACGAAGAGTTGACGGCGCTGCAAGGGCAGACCGATCCGCTGGAGACGCTGGCTGACCGGTTCAAGGCTGAAACCGATGTGCTGTGCTTTGATGAGTTTTTCGTGTCCGACATTACCGACGCGATGCTGCTCGGCGGTTTAATGAAGGCGCTGTTCGCGCGCGGAATTACATTGGTCGCCACGTCTAACATTCCCCCCGATGAGCTGTACCGCAACGGGCTACAACGGGCGCGTTTTCTTCCCGCCATCGATGCCATTAGACAGCATTGTGACATCATGAATGTGGATGCCGGCGTGGATTATCGTCTGCGTACCTTGACCCAGGCCCACCTGTGGCTTTCTCCGTTGAATGATGAGACGCAGCAGCAGATGGACGCACTCTGGCTGGCGTTGGCAGGCGTTACGCGCCAGCATGCGCCGGTGCTGGAGATCAATCACCGACCGTTGCCGACGCTGGGCGTTGAAAACCAGACGCTGGCCGTTTCGTTCACCACGCTCTGCGTCGACGCGCGTAGCCAGCACGACTATATTGCGCTGTCGCGTTTGTTTCACACCGTCATGTTGTTTGACGTGCCGGTGATGACCCCCCTTATGGAAAGTGAAGCGCGTCGTTTTATTGCGCTGGTGGATGAGTTCTACGAACGCCATGTCAAACTGGCGGTCAGCGCGGCGGTGCCTCTCTATGAGATTTACCAGGGGGAGCGTCTGAAGTTCGAGTTCCAGCGATGCCTGTCGCGTTTGCAGGAGATGCAGAGCG